The Chitinophagaceae bacterium sequence TTAAATTTATAATGTGGTCCTTTTTTACCAAATCCATTAAAATTATCGGATAGTTCTTTTTTATAAGTTGGTATTTCTAATGCTTCTTCTTTTAGTACCACTTCAACTACATCTTCATTTTTTATGAGAATCAATTCCTGTATATGATTCTCTTGGTACATTTCTCCAAATCTTTTTTGAGTAATAGTAATGGTAGCCTTGTTATTACCTAAATAGGTTACTATCATTAAAAGCACAGTGGATCCAATAATTATCCACATTTGGTAGTTTATTTTTTTATCCTCACCTTTTTTATCTTTTGTAGGGTCTTTAATTTTATTTTTGTTTTTTATTATTTCTTGGTCTATCTTTTCTATTTTCTTTTTTGTACTTTTCATTATATCTATTTTCATTGTATATGGTTTTATTTATTTTAATTTTTATTTACGTAAAAATGTATGTTGTGTCTTAATATTTTTTATTTTATAGATTCAATTTTTGCGTCTCCCCAAAGTGTTTCTAAAGCATAAAAAACTCTCCTCTCTTTTTTGAATATATGAACTATTACATCTAAATAATCTATCAATACCCATTCTTTTGTTTGAGTTCCTTCCTTACTATATGGATGTTTTTGAATATACTGATATACAAAATCATCTATAGCGCTGCTAATAGAATCTAAATGAGTATCCGAATTACCACTGCATATAATAAAGTAATCTACTATTGCATTTTTTATGTGCCTCATATCCATGATGATTATTTCTTCTCCTTTTTTTTCTTTTATTCCCATAATAATAGAATCTCTTAGTATTTTTATAGGGTCACTGCTTTGTTTTTTTATTGCATTCATGTATTATACATTTAATATTATATTCTTTTTTTATTGTACATTAAAATCTATAAACTAAAATATATATGAAAAATATACATCTTTTAAAAAATTCTTTCATAGGAAAAAATATTATTCATTATAACAAATGCACTTCTACCAATACGGTAGCAGCAGGTTTGCTTGCTCTACATTCTTTAGAAGAAGGAACAATCGTTATAACAGATGAGCAGACCGAAGGAAGAGGACAAAGCAACAATTACTGGGAATCTGAACCACAAAAGAATCTTTGTTTTACTATTGTTCTCTATCCGACTTTTTTACACACATCTCATATTTTTTATCTCCATATTATTACATCTCTTTCTATAAGAGATGCTTTACAAAAAATATCTGTGCCGAATCTAAAAATAAAATGGACTAATGATATTTTTTGTAAAGATAAAAAAATATCAGGCATCTTAATAGAAAACACCATACAACAGTACTTCTTCTCACAATCGCTT is a genomic window containing:
- the rsfS gene encoding ribosome silencing factor — translated: MNAIKKQSSDPIKILRDSIIMGIKEKKGEEIIIMDMRHIKNAIVDYFIICSGNSDTHLDSISSAIDDFVYQYIQKHPYSKEGTQTKEWVLIDYLDVIVHIFKKERRVFYALETLWGDAKIESIK
- a CDS encoding biotin--[acetyl-CoA-carboxylase] ligase translates to MKNIHLLKNSFIGKNIIHYNKCTSTNTVAAGLLALHSLEEGTIVITDEQTEGRGQSNNYWESEPQKNLCFTIVLYPTFLHTSHIFYLHIITSLSIRDALQKISVPNLKIKWTNDIFCKDKKISGILIENTIQQYFFSQSLIGIGININQKLFSIPSATSVIKELSREYDILDILTSVLENIEMYYLHLKSKRYESLKKLYLRHLYWKDELHLFKNAEGMFEGIITGIKDSTGQLAISVKNKEIFYHLKEIVFIK